In Persicimonas caeni, a single window of DNA contains:
- a CDS encoding NHL repeat-containing protein codes for MDIRNASPQLRISARLTTVLLWVGLAGSFSTGCDTLYRDLDEVELREADAGADAEVLDAGTDADAADAGDTSDATDTTDPTDAADTTDAADATDASDASDVEDDAEIPCEERDEVCDGVDNDCDGDIDDADDDVVDQKTWYRDNDRDGYGDQNNQTAACFAPSVDWVARPGDCNDGDRDVWVRCGQCNDDDGDGFFDGCDAYFNHRPDCDDTDAHITLECPNYGDRTFGAYPSAVAVESEGQGGRVHVGGTINAGENAVFGGTALNPTSGSAGFVASYARDGVVEWAKSLDGSNDEHVSDVGAYGVGSIAAGGHFDGDLVFGDDRQLGTVLQADETDAFVAALSETSYEWIAHISGSREERVVAVDAGANVFAAGNFNGEASFDGSDFVLGFTSGASGAAQNGFVAAFNSNGYVEWAAHLESENSLEVADMARLEGGKLAVVGSFQGSLSFARGTGEVLTIVATGQSDGFLLVLDASQGRATWLERIDGEDAARPAAVTGVDLDTVAVAGTYDGMMLEPTLADPEAATSDIFLATYDITTQQAVTAASAGGAGTETVEAVAAADGEIAVYGKFDEPVGFGDLEPNGTYLRPRSANGADVYVARYFLDGSLKWARSAPTNSDTQRGGDMAATPAGSLVTVGDLGNHASFWSGSAQPVELTATGNDPGFVVHLRRSGAACGETGGTLAGSPWPMDGFCPTRRGVAPVVGPSGEFSLSSVWLTSLPSGPASGPVAGASGALFVVSSDGALHTISANGQLDGGSFPVEQWSAGNQTYVAYESEASTPVISANGTISYGLKKRRVSDGVQYGSVISVSTQGNYLSSYATATGTANNEPYNVVYSSPLLDSSSNLFFSSIGGSLYGISNGTTEIFTIPGSTRVDGSVAPALGADGRIYAVIENPTNDEFTAFDKSGNELCASRIDLGGKVVADLAVGLDETVYVGTLTGQLFAIDGRRCSVIWTYGLGGAVHGRVAIDADGYLYVGTVEPSGGKIYSLDPNEPGNVGKMIVEQVSGGVVASPIVDARSRVFVGSTNGEVYRIDRKAADEVKLVFTFTSPVRQTAAFDSQGRLIVVEEGDPSASGSAEIRALESP; via the coding sequence ATGGACATACGCAACGCCTCGCCGCAGCTTCGAATCTCGGCCCGACTGACGACCGTGCTGCTTTGGGTCGGCCTGGCCGGCTCGTTTTCGACCGGTTGTGACACATTGTACCGCGACCTCGACGAGGTCGAGTTGCGCGAGGCCGACGCCGGCGCGGACGCCGAAGTGCTCGACGCAGGTACCGACGCCGATGCAGCCGATGCGGGCGACACGTCCGACGCCACGGACACGACCGATCCCACGGATGCGGCCGATACGACCGATGCTGCTGATGCCACCGACGCCTCGGACGCCTCCGACGTCGAAGACGACGCCGAGATTCCGTGCGAGGAGCGCGACGAGGTCTGTGACGGCGTCGACAATGATTGCGACGGCGACATCGACGACGCCGACGACGACGTGGTCGATCAGAAGACCTGGTATCGCGACAACGACCGCGACGGGTACGGGGACCAGAACAATCAGACCGCGGCCTGCTTCGCTCCCAGCGTCGACTGGGTGGCGCGCCCCGGAGACTGCAACGACGGCGACCGGGACGTGTGGGTCCGCTGCGGGCAGTGCAACGATGACGACGGGGATGGGTTCTTCGACGGGTGCGACGCTTACTTCAACCATCGGCCCGATTGCGACGACACCGACGCGCACATCACCCTCGAGTGCCCGAATTACGGGGACCGCACGTTCGGCGCTTATCCCAGCGCGGTGGCGGTCGAGAGCGAGGGCCAGGGCGGCCGGGTGCACGTCGGAGGTACGATCAACGCCGGAGAAAACGCCGTCTTCGGCGGCACCGCGCTCAATCCCACGAGCGGCTCGGCAGGTTTCGTCGCCTCGTACGCCCGTGATGGCGTCGTCGAGTGGGCGAAGAGCCTCGACGGAAGCAACGACGAGCACGTGAGCGACGTCGGGGCCTACGGAGTCGGCTCGATCGCGGCCGGCGGCCACTTCGACGGCGACCTCGTCTTCGGCGACGACCGTCAACTGGGCACCGTTTTGCAGGCCGACGAGACCGACGCCTTCGTCGCCGCCCTCTCCGAGACTAGCTACGAGTGGATCGCCCACATCTCGGGCAGCCGCGAGGAGCGGGTCGTGGCCGTCGACGCCGGCGCGAATGTCTTCGCGGCCGGTAACTTCAACGGCGAGGCGAGCTTCGATGGCTCGGACTTCGTGCTCGGCTTCACCTCCGGTGCGTCGGGAGCCGCCCAAAACGGTTTCGTCGCCGCGTTCAACAGCAACGGGTATGTGGAGTGGGCCGCGCATCTGGAGAGCGAAAACAGCCTCGAGGTGGCCGACATGGCCCGGCTCGAAGGCGGCAAGCTCGCGGTTGTGGGCTCCTTTCAGGGGAGCTTGTCGTTCGCGCGCGGTACTGGTGAGGTCCTGACCATTGTCGCCACCGGCCAATCGGACGGGTTTTTGCTCGTGCTCGACGCCTCGCAGGGCCGGGCGACCTGGCTCGAACGCATCGACGGCGAGGACGCCGCGCGTCCGGCGGCGGTCACAGGGGTCGACCTCGACACGGTGGCGGTCGCGGGCACCTATGACGGCATGATGCTCGAGCCCACGCTCGCCGACCCCGAGGCGGCGACCTCGGATATTTTCTTGGCCACCTACGACATCACCACACAACAAGCGGTCACCGCGGCGTCGGCGGGCGGCGCCGGCACCGAGACGGTCGAAGCGGTCGCCGCGGCCGATGGTGAGATCGCCGTGTACGGCAAATTCGACGAGCCGGTCGGCTTCGGCGACCTCGAGCCCAACGGGACCTACTTGCGCCCGCGAAGCGCCAACGGGGCCGACGTGTACGTGGCCCGCTACTTCCTCGACGGCTCGCTCAAGTGGGCGAGGTCGGCGCCGACGAACTCCGACACCCAACGCGGCGGCGACATGGCCGCCACGCCCGCCGGCTCGCTGGTGACGGTGGGCGATCTCGGCAACCACGCCTCGTTCTGGAGCGGCTCGGCCCAGCCGGTCGAATTGACGGCCACGGGCAATGATCCCGGCTTCGTCGTGCATCTGCGGCGCAGTGGCGCAGCCTGCGGTGAGACCGGCGGCACACTGGCGGGATCGCCGTGGCCGATGGACGGTTTCTGCCCGACGCGCCGCGGCGTCGCGCCGGTGGTCGGGCCGAGCGGAGAGTTTTCGTTGTCGAGTGTATGGTTGACGTCGCTGCCGAGCGGCCCTGCCAGCGGCCCGGTCGCGGGGGCTTCGGGCGCTCTCTTCGTCGTCTCGAGTGATGGCGCGCTGCACACGATCTCGGCCAACGGCCAGCTCGACGGCGGGAGTTTTCCCGTCGAGCAATGGAGCGCGGGGAACCAGACCTATGTCGCCTACGAGAGCGAGGCGTCGACCCCGGTCATCTCGGCCAACGGCACGATCTCGTACGGGTTGAAAAAGCGCCGGGTCTCCGATGGCGTCCAGTACGGAAGCGTCATCAGCGTGTCCACGCAGGGCAACTATCTGAGCTCGTATGCCACGGCGACCGGCACGGCGAACAACGAGCCCTACAACGTCGTCTACAGCTCGCCGTTGCTCGACTCGAGCAGCAATCTCTTCTTTAGCAGCATCGGCGGCAGCCTCTACGGCATCTCGAATGGGACGACGGAGATCTTTACGATCCCCGGGAGTACCCGAGTCGACGGCAGTGTCGCCCCGGCGCTCGGAGCGGACGGGCGTATCTACGCGGTTATCGAGAACCCCACGAACGACGAATTTACCGCCTTCGACAAGAGCGGCAACGAGCTGTGCGCGTCGAGGATCGACCTGGGCGGCAAGGTCGTCGCGGACCTGGCCGTCGGCCTCGACGAGACGGTGTACGTGGGCACGCTGACCGGCCAGCTCTTCGCCATCGATGGGCGTCGATGCTCCGTGATTTGGACGTACGGGCTGGGCGGTGCCGTTCACGGGCGTGTGGCGATCGATGCCGATGGCTACCTGTACGTGGGCACGGTGGAGCCGAGCGGCGGGAAGATCTACTCGCTCGATCCCAATGAGCCGGGCAATGTCGGCAAGATGATCGTCGAGCAGGTGAGTGGCGGGGTGGTCGCCTCGCCCATCGTCGATGCGCGTTCGCGGGTCTTCGTGGGGAGTACCAACGGGGAGGTCTATCGCATCGACCGAAAGGCAGCCGACGAGGTCAAATTGGTCTTCACGTTCACCTCGCCGGTGCGCCAGACCGCGGCGTTCGACAGTCAGGGGCGCCTGATCGTGGTCGAGGAAGGGGACCCGTCCGCGTCGGGCAGCGCCGAGATTCGCGCGCTCGAGTCGCCTTGA